The proteins below come from a single Benincasa hispida cultivar B227 chromosome 4, ASM972705v1, whole genome shotgun sequence genomic window:
- the LOC120075573 gene encoding uncharacterized protein LOC120075573, which translates to MENPDQDQQDPRSVPGAEDTTAMTIEFLRARLLSERSVSKSARQRADELAKRVAELEEQLKIVSLQRKMAEKATADVLAILEDNGASDISETFDSNSDRETESKVEDGPAREGVNSSSIQRRNGHEEYSGFDIDTSPVLGGSLSWKGRNDSPHTREKYKKFSIRSRSSFTSISSSSPKHQLGRSCRQIKRKDTRPLDGEQELKSEARVDSSQEIPSTCSEDTRNYSVNGHNILRDGYELPEKTHSGSSGVHNSVGNKDQDHDLDGYEKVNEMEKALKCQAQLIDQYEAMEKAQREWEEKFRENNNSTPDSCDPGNHSDITEERDEMRAQAPNLSNNAFLANEAKSQVAVDCVIRDLSQAQTNGLGPSMCADVEDLQDQNTNSVSTSKSLEEFTFPMAIVKQYQESQENSAQEPSCTSHLHHGLPERPLSSHSGINFYDQETPFSNNDLYALVPHEPPALDGVLEALNQAKLSLTKKIIKLPSVEGESIDKSIGALSVPKVGDRLEIPIGCAGLFRLPTDFAAEASSQPNFLASSSQLRSSTHYPGEGVALSANHQIFHSHEMEDGSSFLRESRLRNSGYRTGSGFTRDGFLTHNVHENRWKNPGQKHHFDQYFDAVQPSPYVHNYPSRPVSSSIHPNDSFLRTFPGRTIEMPPTNQYSFYDDQFRPNMYR; encoded by the exons ATGGAGAATCCTGATCAGGATCAGCAAGATCCGAG GAGTGTTCCTGGTGCGGAGGACACAACTGCAATGACTATTGAGTTTCTTCGTGCTCGACTTCTATCAGAACGATCTGTTTCAAAAAGTGCAAGACAGAGAGCTGATGAACTAGCAAAACGA GTTGCAGAACTGGAGGAGCAGCTAAAGATCGTGTCTCTTCAAAGAAAGATGGCTGAAAAGGCCACAGCAGATGTACTTGCCATTTTAGAAGATAATGGTGCTAGTGATATTTCTGAGACATTTGATTCAAACTCTGATCGTGAAACTGAATCAAAAGTTGAGGATGGCCCTGCTAGGGAGGGCGTGAACTCCAGTTCAATACAAAGGAGAAATGGACATGAAGAATATTCAGGTTTTGATATCGATACTTCTCCAGTGCTAGGCGGAAGCCTGTCTTGGAAAGGACGCAATGATTCACCACATACTCGTGAGAAGTACAAAAAGTTTTCTATACGAAGTCGAAGCAGTTTTACTTCGATTAGTTCTTCTTCACCAAAGCACCAACTTGGAAGATCATGCCGCCAGATAAAACGTAAAGATACAAG ACCATTAGATGGGGAGCAAGAACTCAAATCTGAGGCACGCGTGGATAGTTCTCAAGAGATACCGTCTACTTGTTCAGAGGACACTCGAAATTACTCTGTAAATGGGCACAATATATTGAGAGATGGCTATGAACTTCCTGAAAAGACACACTCAGGTTCTTCAGGAGTTCACAATAGTGTAGGAAATAAAGATCAAGACCATGATTTAGATGGATATGAAAAAGTGAACGAAATGGAGAAGGCATTGAAATGTCAAGCACAACTCATTGATCAATATGAAGCAATGGAAAAGGCTCAAAGAGAATGGGAAGAGAAGTTCAGAGAAAATAATAACAGTACACCT GATTCTTGTGACCCTGGAAACCACTCAGATATCACCGAGGAAAGGGATGAGATGAGGGCTCAAGCCCCAAATTTGTCAAATAATGCTTTTCTTGCAAATGAGGCAAAATCACAGGTTGCAGTCGATTGTGTCATTAGAGATTTGTCCCAAGCTCAAACCAATGGGCTTGGCCCATCTATGTGTGCTGATGTGGAAGACTTGCAGGATCAGAACACAAACAGCGTTTCTACTTCAAAATCACTTGAAGAATTTACCTTTCCTATGGCTATTGTGAAGCAATACCAAGAAAGCCAAGAAAACAGTGCACAAGAACCTTCATGTACCTCCCACCTCCATCATGGGCTCCCTGAAAGGCCATTGTCATCTCATAGTGGTATCAATTTCTATGACCAAGAAACTCCGTTCAGTAATAATGATCTATATGCATTGGTACCACATGAACCGCCTGCATTAGATGGTGTATTAGAGGCACTTAATCAAGCTAAGCTATCACTAacaaagaaaatcatcaaattacCCTCTGTAGAAGGTGAATCAATTGATAAATCCATTGGAGCCCTTTCTGTTCCAAAAGTTGGGGACAGGTTAGAAATCCCTATCGGATGTGCCGGACTCTTCAGACTTCCAACTGATTTTGCTGCTGAAGCTTCTTCACAACCAAACTTCCTAGCTTCAAGTTCTCAGTTAAGATCTTCAACTCATTATCCTGGTGAGGGTGTTGCATTATCTgcaaatcatcaaattttccACAGTCATGAAATGGAGGATGGATCAAGTTTTTTAAGAGAGAGTCGTTTACGCAACAGTGGCTACCGCACTGGTTCAGGTTTTACCCGAGATGGATTTCTGACTCACAATGTTCATGAGAATAGATGGAAAAATCCAGGTCAGAAGCATCATTTCGACCAATACTTTGATGCAGTTCAACCCTCTCCCTATGTACACAACTATCCATCACGTCCAGTATCTTCGAGCATACACCCCAATGATAGTTTTTTAAGAACTTTTCCTGGTCGGACTATTGAAATGCCTCCGACGAACCAATATTCATTTTATGATGATCAATTTAGGCCAAATATGTATAGATAG